In the Candidatus Saccharibacteria bacterium oral taxon 488 genome, one interval contains:
- a CDS encoding ABC transporter permease yields the protein MLRITDSLRLAGTKLRVRRIRLSITVVVSGLLFAALLAGLTMLMGAQRSVEEFDRGSLNSRYLVAQTAIRPNNIEFTSNLTARAEAERTQMIKDKQALAARLGLPYDPKSEPPIMQSFPDSPPYPNNQSVIVQRLIRQETAKLPRLTADAQWQFARTRGAVQQFSIQSIAANGMLNYMKRGIESFDDKRQQNNQPTPLEEFKQQFSSITAIDQSLLGGYLLSGASAKPSEIPLIIRYQDAEALLGLKPLDKNASNDTQLARLKELRQKAGQLTFSACYRNLASQELLQTAKQQIQAAANQAKKPSADYVKPDREYAMPSADSCAAPAVVKDNRSAEAKRTEANQRQFDQTFGSVQPEPAQAKFTFHVVGLMPDGIEAAQSDIGSFLQQFLSARLSYTWIMPRGSMTTAAQTALESTIQTANNDQGGANRDETLAIYEFSDPNKARSYLAAASCGEGNSGGTEITDLSAQPEPTEASKTQKSNKSICLPHYVVFASPTGSNSLVNYDAMERLRPIIMWTFIGVTIIAAFILLIIISRTIADSRKESAVFRALGATRLDISQIYFVYTMIVALLTALFSITAGLIVVYIADNVFAGQITATLRIAMTPKDLATTFRFWTIDWMVIGAVALSIIAAAVLACLIPLIRNTRRNPIKDMRDE from the coding sequence ATGCTTAGAATCACCGATTCGCTGCGGCTGGCTGGCACCAAACTCCGAGTGCGGCGCATTCGCTTGTCCATCACCGTGGTCGTGTCCGGGCTGCTTTTCGCGGCGCTGCTGGCGGGGCTAACTATGCTAATGGGTGCTCAGCGGAGCGTTGAGGAGTTTGATCGAGGCAGCCTGAATAGTCGCTATTTAGTAGCGCAAACCGCCATTCGGCCAAATAATATTGAATTTACCTCAAATCTAACTGCTCGCGCCGAAGCCGAGCGCACGCAAATGATTAAGGACAAGCAGGCGCTGGCTGCCCGCCTCGGCCTGCCATACGACCCCAAATCCGAACCACCAATCATGCAGTCATTTCCTGATAGCCCGCCGTACCCGAACAACCAGAGCGTCATTGTCCAGCGGCTTATTCGCCAGGAGACCGCCAAATTACCGCGCCTCACAGCGGACGCGCAGTGGCAATTTGCCCGCACCCGCGGTGCCGTGCAGCAGTTTAGTATTCAATCAATCGCCGCCAATGGCATGCTAAATTATATGAAGCGGGGAATTGAGTCGTTTGACGACAAGCGCCAGCAAAACAACCAGCCGACCCCGCTGGAAGAATTTAAGCAGCAATTCAGCAGTATAACCGCCATCGACCAATCGCTACTGGGCGGCTATTTGCTGTCTGGCGCCAGCGCCAAACCCAGCGAGATTCCGCTGATCATCCGCTACCAGGACGCTGAAGCGCTGCTCGGCCTCAAGCCGCTGGATAAAAATGCCAGCAATGACACGCAACTAGCACGACTCAAAGAATTGCGCCAAAAAGCCGGGCAGTTGACATTCAGCGCCTGTTATCGCAACCTGGCTTCGCAAGAATTGCTGCAAACCGCCAAACAACAAATCCAAGCCGCCGCCAATCAAGCTAAAAAACCATCCGCCGATTATGTCAAACCAGACCGCGAATACGCCATGCCGTCCGCTGATTCTTGCGCTGCGCCGGCCGTCGTTAAGGATAATCGCTCAGCCGAAGCCAAGCGCACCGAGGCTAACCAGCGCCAATTTGATCAGACCTTCGGCTCAGTCCAGCCCGAACCCGCCCAGGCCAAATTTACTTTCCACGTCGTCGGCCTGATGCCGGACGGCATTGAAGCCGCCCAAAGCGACATCGGCAGCTTCTTACAGCAATTCTTAAGCGCCCGCCTGTCATACACCTGGATCATGCCGCGCGGCTCAATGACCACCGCGGCGCAAACAGCGCTTGAATCAACTATTCAAACCGCCAACAATGATCAAGGCGGCGCCAATAGAGACGAGACACTAGCTATCTACGAATTCAGTGACCCCAACAAAGCTCGCAGCTACCTGGCAGCCGCTTCTTGCGGCGAAGGGAATTCTGGCGGCACGGAAATAACCGATTTATCCGCGCAACCCGAACCCACTGAAGCCTCCAAAACCCAAAAATCTAACAAGTCAATCTGCCTGCCGCACTACGTAGTATTCGCATCGCCCACCGGCAGCAACTCGCTCGTCAATTACGACGCCATGGAACGCCTCAGGCCAATCATCATGTGGACATTCATCGGCGTGACGATCATCGCCGCCTTTATCTTGCTGATTATCATTTCCCGCACCATCGCCGACAGCCGCAAAGAATCCGCAGTTTTTCGGGCGCTCGGAGCAACGCGGCTTGATATAAGCCAAATTTATTTCGTCTACACCATGATCGTGGCGCTGCTCACTGCACTATTCAGTATCACCGCCGGACTAATTGTCGTATATATCGCCGACAATGTGTTCGCTGGTCAAATCACCGCGACGCTGCGCATCGCCATGACGCCGAAAGATTTGGCGACAACTTTCCGATTTTGGACGATTGACTGGATGGTCATCGGCGCGGTCGCACTTAGCATCATCGCTGCTGCCGTGCTAGCGTGCCTGATACCGCTCATCCGCAACACCCGACGCAACCCGATCAAAGATATGCGAGATGAGTAG
- a CDS encoding ABC transporter ATP-binding protein, giving the protein MKPEVGKVRAEDIAAFLAKFDDIEEAIDAIRNFAQPAVSAGLVDLPPTAKSSLTTKTITPYAAAQKRSSSCHIAVTDLAKSYRVGRQTIPALGGISLDIFAGEFVAITGASGSGKSTLLQLIGGLDKPSTGQILINDQPLSRLSDRQLSRFRSREIGFVFQSFYLQPFLTLSANLEIPAMFARIKPKQRRARAQELAELVGLADRMHHLPRELSGGQIQRAAIARALFNRPNILLADEPTGNLDSANSDRIIDLFHQIRRELGTTVVIVTHNPDIAAAADREIRLKDGRIADA; this is encoded by the coding sequence ATGAAACCAGAGGTGGGGAAGGTACGCGCTGAGGATATCGCGGCATTTTTAGCGAAATTTGACGATATCGAGGAAGCGATTGACGCAATCCGCAACTTTGCTCAGCCAGCTGTTTCGGCGGGTTTGGTTGATTTACCTCCAACCGCCAAGTCCAGCCTGACTACTAAAACTATTACACCGTATGCTGCCGCGCAAAAACGCTCCAGTAGCTGCCACATCGCCGTAACCGACCTCGCCAAATCTTACCGCGTCGGTCGCCAAACCATTCCAGCGCTCGGCGGCATTAGCCTTGATATTTTCGCTGGCGAATTCGTAGCCATCACTGGTGCTAGCGGCTCGGGCAAAAGTACTTTACTGCAGCTTATCGGCGGGCTCGACAAGCCGTCCACCGGTCAAATCCTCATTAACGACCAGCCGCTCAGCCGCTTGTCTGACCGGCAACTGTCGCGGTTCCGATCGCGTGAAATCGGCTTTGTCTTCCAATCATTTTATCTGCAGCCATTCCTAACCCTGTCCGCCAATCTGGAAATTCCCGCCATGTTTGCCCGCATCAAACCCAAGCAGCGCCGCGCCCGCGCCCAGGAACTCGCCGAATTGGTCGGACTAGCAGACCGGATGCACCATTTGCCGCGCGAACTTTCCGGCGGTCAAATTCAACGCGCTGCCATCGCCCGCGCCTTATTCAATCGCCCGAATATTTTACTCGCCGACGAGCCGACAGGCAATCTGGACAGCGCCAATTCCGACCGCATCATCGACCTGTTTCATCAAATCCGCCGCGAACTCGGCACCACGGTCGTTATCGTTACGCACAATCCAGACATCGCTGCAGCGGCCGATCGTGAAATCCGCCTGAAGGACGGGAGAATAGCCGATGCTTAG
- the recR gene encoding recombination protein RecR codes for MKPTILPAALTTLIDEFGGLPGVGPRTAERYAYAVLRRDARRAEQLARALDRLHTRVKTCPVTFALIDHDQEVSPLYQDESRNRRLICVVEEPLDIVALERTGQYSGTYHVLGGAISPIDGIGPEQLHIPELIERIKHDNAEELIIATNASVEGESTALFLQRYLQEASLAITISRLARGIPVGVDLEYADQITLTHALEGRRTL; via the coding sequence ATGAAACCGACGATTTTGCCGGCGGCGCTGACGACGCTAATTGATGAGTTTGGCGGGCTGCCTGGTGTCGGGCCGCGAACCGCCGAGCGCTATGCCTATGCCGTACTTCGGCGTGACGCTAGGCGAGCTGAGCAGCTAGCGCGGGCGCTGGATCGGCTGCATACACGCGTCAAAACCTGTCCGGTCACGTTCGCCTTGATTGATCATGATCAAGAGGTGTCGCCGCTATACCAAGACGAGTCGCGCAATCGCCGCTTGATTTGCGTGGTCGAAGAGCCACTGGACATCGTGGCGCTGGAGCGGACGGGGCAATATAGCGGCACCTATCACGTGCTGGGCGGCGCGATTTCGCCAATTGATGGCATCGGCCCGGAGCAGCTGCATATCCCCGAGCTCATTGAGCGGATCAAGCATGATAACGCCGAAGAACTGATCATCGCCACCAACGCGTCGGTCGAGGGCGAATCAACCGCGCTCTTTTTGCAGCGCTACCTCCAGGAGGCCAGCCTCGCCATCACCATCTCGCGCCTCGCCCGCGGCATCCCCGTCGGCGTCGACCTTGAATACGCCGACCAAATCACGCTGACGCATGCGCTGGAAGGACGACGAACGCTGTAG
- a CDS encoding YbaB/EbfC family nucleoid-associated protein codes for MAFDQVKMLQQLRKAQKQLGKEIIEVEAGDGAVIVQITGELKIKSIKINPKMVDLDNIEQLEHWIQIAIRDGLAKAQEVAAETMKPLMGGLGNLPF; via the coding sequence ATGGCGTTTGACCAAGTCAAGATGTTGCAGCAACTGCGCAAGGCCCAGAAACAGCTCGGCAAAGAAATCATTGAAGTAGAGGCCGGTGACGGTGCAGTGATCGTCCAGATCACCGGCGAGCTGAAAATTAAGTCGATCAAGATTAATCCAAAGATGGTTGACCTCGATAATATCGAGCAGCTGGAGCACTGGATCCAAATCGCAATTCGCGACGGTCTAGCCAAAGCGCAGGAAGTTGCTGCCGAGACGATGAAACCGCTGATGGGCGGGCTGGGCAACTTGCCGTTCTAA
- a CDS encoding glycosyltransferase family 39 protein: MKKHKLADSAVYRWRYWLGYMALIVLFCAAITAASLYAPGGVTEAEIEALDTTNAISPSHLGSFAQTNLPFHLLQRGLFSLFGVTIYTIKLPSLILSFIAAIAVFFLLRRWFKPNVTILSLVIMTVTGQLIFFAQSFTPHILYITYAALILLFASLIVQRAKGSALWRLLLAATVGLSLFTPYFWYIHLTLLLVALIHPHTRYALLAKRNRFKWLPAIIVLALTSAPAMFLAATHHDLLKALVGIHSLSWALVDNLRLLLYHYLWVKPTVVGGQIAPVLDFSALFLIVLGLFKTIQHHHTARSYMISVWLLLSLPLLVLQPSMTSIIILPLFILLAVGVEALLNQWYSLFPRNPYARITGLLMLMALIGVMVLSGLDRFTNGYRHFSGAVHKFSTDLPLLQKAIAGRQNVVLVANPHEAPLYETVARYSKHKLAVNQPTTESATLVITRAEQMAHPNTDGWTLERIVTNSHAERADRFYLYKLAKK; the protein is encoded by the coding sequence ATGAAAAAGCACAAACTCGCCGACTCGGCTGTCTATCGCTGGCGCTATTGGCTGGGCTACATGGCGCTGATTGTGCTATTCTGTGCGGCCATCACCGCCGCTAGTTTGTATGCCCCAGGCGGCGTGACCGAGGCGGAAATTGAGGCACTTGATACTACCAATGCCATTTCGCCGAGTCACCTCGGCTCGTTCGCCCAAACCAACTTGCCATTCCACCTCTTGCAGCGTGGATTGTTCAGCTTATTTGGCGTCACCATCTATACCATCAAGCTGCCGTCACTCATCCTGTCGTTCATCGCTGCCATCGCCGTGTTTTTCCTGCTGCGGCGCTGGTTCAAGCCCAATGTCACCATCCTGTCGCTCGTCATCATGACAGTCACTGGCCAGCTGATCTTCTTTGCCCAAAGCTTCACACCGCACATCCTCTACATCACCTACGCCGCACTCATCCTCCTCTTCGCTAGCCTAATCGTCCAGCGCGCTAAGGGCTCGGCCCTGTGGCGGCTGCTACTGGCGGCGACGGTCGGCCTGAGCCTGTTTACGCCGTATTTTTGGTATATTCATCTGACGCTGCTACTGGTAGCGCTGATCCACCCGCATACACGCTACGCACTACTCGCCAAACGCAATCGCTTCAAGTGGCTGCCAGCGATTATCGTTCTCGCGCTCACGAGCGCGCCGGCAATGTTCCTCGCTGCGACGCATCATGATCTACTCAAAGCACTAGTCGGTATTCATAGCCTTAGCTGGGCGCTGGTCGATAATTTGCGGTTACTGCTGTATCATTATCTCTGGGTCAAGCCAACCGTTGTCGGTGGACAGATCGCACCGGTACTCGACTTTTCGGCGCTGTTTCTGATCGTGCTTGGTCTGTTCAAAACCATCCAGCACCACCATACCGCGCGTTCGTACATGATCAGTGTCTGGCTGCTGTTGAGTTTGCCGCTACTGGTGCTGCAGCCATCGATGACCAGCATTATCATCTTGCCGCTATTTATCCTGCTGGCCGTTGGTGTCGAGGCACTGCTCAATCAATGGTATTCGCTATTTCCGCGCAATCCTTATGCCCGCATCACCGGCTTATTGATGCTGATGGCGCTCATCGGCGTGATGGTGCTCTCGGGCCTCGACCGCTTTACCAATGGGTATCGTCATTTTTCAGGTGCAGTACATAAATTTAGCACCGACTTGCCACTACTACAAAAAGCCATCGCCGGCAGGCAAAACGTCGTTCTCGTCGCCAACCCGCACGAGGCGCCGCTCTACGAAACCGTCGCTCGCTATAGCAAGCACAAACTCGCCGTCAATCAACCAACCACGGAGAGCGCTACACTCGTCATCACCCGCGCTGAACAAATGGCTCACCCCAACACTGACGGCTGGACACTCGAGCGCATCGTCACCAATAGCCACGCCGAGCGGGCTGACCGCTTTTACCTCTACAAATTGGCGAAAAAATAG
- the dnaB gene encoding replicative DNA helicase, which yields MSEKTQADTLAGKLPPQNLDAEKSLLGAVLIDEEVLADASEIVKPNDFYDKNHGLIFAGMMRLFEKHKPVDLLTLTDELKRKDELELIGGSAYLTELTNYVPTAAHAAAYAEMVAQTAVRRRLIKASSGITELGYDESTTTQELLEKAEAELFSVSDQSLKQDLVSLESILTDSFDRIEELHRNKGSLRGMRTGYRDLDTMTAGLQKSDLIILAARPAMGKTTLVTNLAYNVATIEKKPVLFFSLEMSKEQLTDRMLADAAGVDSWNIRTGNLSGDDFEKLSEAMGEMAEAPIYIDDTPGLSILEMRTKARRLAHEGEIGLIIVDYLQLMQATNNHNGNRVQEVSEISRGLKLIARELNVPLIALSQLSRSVESRTPPIPQLADLRESGSIEQDADIVSFIYRPGYYEPDNPEVQNITDLIIAKHRNGPVGKIQLYFHPERLRFMSLDRKHD from the coding sequence ATGAGCGAAAAAACACAAGCTGATACCCTGGCGGGCAAACTGCCGCCCCAAAACCTGGACGCTGAAAAAAGTCTACTCGGCGCGGTTCTCATCGACGAGGAAGTCCTGGCGGATGCTTCAGAAATCGTCAAACCGAACGACTTTTACGATAAAAACCACGGGCTGATTTTCGCCGGCATGATGCGGCTGTTTGAAAAGCACAAGCCAGTCGACCTCTTGACTCTAACTGATGAATTAAAGCGCAAGGACGAGCTGGAGCTCATCGGCGGCTCGGCGTATTTGACGGAACTCACCAACTACGTGCCGACGGCAGCGCACGCGGCGGCGTACGCCGAAATGGTGGCGCAAACAGCGGTGCGGCGGCGCTTGATCAAGGCCAGCAGCGGCATCACCGAGCTCGGCTACGATGAATCGACGACGACCCAGGAATTATTAGAAAAAGCCGAGGCCGAACTATTCAGCGTCTCCGACCAGTCATTGAAACAGGATCTGGTCAGCCTGGAAAGCATTTTGACCGACAGCTTTGACCGTATCGAGGAGCTTCACCGCAACAAGGGCAGCCTGCGCGGTATGCGGACTGGCTACCGCGATTTGGATACCATGACGGCGGGGCTGCAAAAGTCGGATTTGATTATCCTGGCGGCACGGCCAGCCATGGGTAAGACCACACTGGTGACTAACCTAGCGTACAACGTGGCAACGATCGAGAAAAAGCCGGTGCTGTTTTTCAGCCTGGAGATGAGCAAGGAGCAGCTGACCGACCGCATGCTGGCGGATGCGGCCGGCGTTGATAGCTGGAATATTCGTACCGGTAATTTGAGCGGCGATGATTTTGAAAAATTGTCCGAGGCCATGGGCGAGATGGCAGAGGCGCCGATTTACATCGATGACACGCCGGGCCTCAGTATTTTGGAGATGCGCACCAAAGCTCGCCGCTTGGCACACGAGGGCGAAATCGGCCTGATCATCGTCGACTACCTGCAGCTGATGCAGGCCACTAATAATCACAACGGCAACCGCGTTCAGGAAGTGTCGGAAATTTCCCGTGGCCTGAAGCTAATCGCTCGCGAACTCAACGTACCGCTGATCGCCCTCAGTCAGCTGAGCCGTTCAGTTGAGTCGCGCACGCCGCCAATTCCACAGCTAGCCGACCTACGTGAGTCCGGCTCCATCGAGCAGGACGCCGACATCGTCAGCTTTATCTACCGTCCAGGCTACTACGAACCAGACAACCCAGAAGTCCAAAACATCACCGACCTGATAATCGCCAAGCACCGTAACGGCCCGGTCGGCAAGATTCAGCTCTATTTCCATCCAGAGCGCCTGCGTTTTATGAGCTTGGATCGCAAGCATGACTAG
- the dnaX gene encoding DNA polymerase III subunit gamma/tau encodes MSQALYRKYRSRSLDEVLGQDHVTNILRRALEQGKIAHAYLLTGPRGVGKTSVARILAHEINQLPYDEDASHLDIIEIDAASNNGVDDIRALREKAQVAPVSAPKKIYIIDEVHMLSKPAFNALLKTLEEPPAHVVFILATTDADKLPATILSRVQQFFFRPISVDIMARQLTAIAEKEGFTIEADAARLIAERSRGGFRDGISMLDQLSALASTGKPLSASDVAQYLGLSATETLENLLELYQQHDAPEALNLLGELEKTGTDPVALSHQLLSLLRARLHQRPELITLVKQLIEVDRHPHPDLKLLTIFMDGAGGVAYKSPEAAPTPTANPESANKPPVVISKPPVEKPEPPATTSKAPAPAAQPPENSLKTTLKNKQANNSADKTASDAAPAGSQPAPDSPPNSTATDIDWDKIIALAKEQSFAIATLLQHCSWQRNGNTLTLYAGNAFTKKKLDDAKNRPLIATIVQQVAGTELDIATIGQKAPPKDAELAKIAELMGGGEEVNLEELS; translated from the coding sequence ATGAGTCAAGCACTGTACCGCAAATATCGCAGTCGCAGCTTGGACGAGGTGTTGGGGCAAGATCACGTGACCAACATTTTGCGCCGAGCACTGGAGCAGGGGAAAATCGCCCATGCGTATTTGCTGACGGGCCCGCGCGGCGTGGGAAAGACCAGCGTGGCACGCATTTTGGCGCATGAGATCAATCAATTGCCGTACGACGAGGATGCCTCGCATTTAGACATCATTGAAATTGATGCCGCCAGCAACAACGGCGTCGACGACATCCGCGCCCTACGTGAAAAAGCCCAAGTCGCACCGGTTTCCGCGCCGAAAAAAATCTACATCATCGACGAAGTCCACATGCTGTCCAAACCTGCGTTCAACGCGCTGCTCAAAACGCTGGAGGAGCCACCAGCACACGTAGTCTTCATCCTCGCCACCACCGACGCCGACAAGCTGCCCGCCACCATTCTCAGCCGCGTCCAGCAATTTTTCTTTCGCCCCATCTCAGTCGACATCATGGCGCGCCAGCTGACGGCCATCGCCGAGAAAGAGGGCTTTACCATCGAGGCAGACGCTGCTCGGCTGATCGCTGAGCGCTCACGCGGCGGGTTTCGCGACGGCATTAGTATGCTTGATCAATTGTCAGCATTAGCCAGCACGGGCAAGCCGCTGAGCGCGTCGGACGTTGCTCAATACCTGGGGTTGAGCGCCACGGAGACGCTGGAGAACCTGCTGGAATTGTATCAGCAGCACGACGCGCCTGAGGCGCTGAACCTGCTGGGCGAGCTAGAGAAGACTGGCACCGATCCGGTCGCCCTATCTCATCAATTATTATCACTGCTGCGAGCACGCTTACATCAGCGGCCAGAGTTAATTACATTGGTCAAGCAGCTGATTGAGGTTGATCGCCATCCGCATCCGGATTTGAAATTATTGACGATATTTATGGATGGAGCTGGGGGTGTAGCTTATAAATCACCCGAGGCCGCACCCACGCCGACCGCGAACCCAGAATCCGCAAACAAACCACCAGTGGTTATTTCTAAACCACCGGTAGAGAAGCCAGAGCCGCCAGCAACTACTTCAAAAGCACCAGCCCCAGCAGCCCAGCCACCAGAAAATTCGCTAAAAACCACCCTAAAAAATAAGCAAGCTAATAACTCTGCAGATAAAACAGCATCAGACGCCGCCCCGGCAGGCAGTCAACCGGCACCAGACAGCCCGCCAAATTCCACCGCCACAGACATCGACTGGGATAAGATTATCGCTCTGGCCAAAGAACAGTCGTTCGCTATTGCGACATTGTTGCAACACTGCAGCTGGCAGCGAAACGGCAACACCTTGACCCTGTACGCCGGTAATGCCTTTACCAAAAAGAAGTTGGATGATGCGAAAAATCGTCCGCTTATTGCGACAATTGTGCAACAAGTCGCCGGTACCGAACTGGATATTGCGACAATCGGACAAAAAGCCCCGCCCAAAGACGCCGAGCTTGCGAAAATTGCCGAGCTAATGGGCGGCGGCGAAGAAGTTAACCTGGAGGAATTATCATGA
- a CDS encoding DUF2797 domain-containing protein: protein MSGEFLLSYASFDTENRPFLEWQVDGKTERGDVLGQELSLEFDFSSKYCTGWVNFENHCGQACPEQAIAETKYENCIKCRDRRGFNPAFYHANSLSARQEKINQNPHFVYLAYFAPGVIKVGISQEKRGIRRLLEQGARLALKLETFSSALIARQYEAKIASLSGIMETVAASKKLGLIRRPLNTAAAEQALADTLIRIQQKLGLDFPNRTLIMCEDYFHTNGRDLSSVIDMTGHKTMAGVVISVIGSVLITDYDGQLLAYNVKKFIGYQAQAVDGAIDIAIPSTQLALF from the coding sequence ATGTCTGGGGAGTTTTTGCTAAGCTACGCCAGCTTTGATACCGAAAACCGGCCATTTCTGGAGTGGCAGGTTGACGGCAAGACTGAGCGTGGTGATGTTTTGGGGCAGGAGTTGTCGCTCGAGTTTGATTTCTCGAGCAAATATTGTACCGGCTGGGTGAATTTTGAGAATCATTGCGGCCAAGCGTGCCCAGAGCAGGCAATAGCGGAGACAAAATATGAGAACTGCATCAAATGCCGTGACCGAAGAGGGTTTAATCCAGCATTTTATCATGCTAACTCGCTGTCAGCCCGGCAGGAAAAGATTAATCAAAACCCGCACTTCGTCTATCTGGCATATTTCGCGCCGGGGGTTATTAAAGTCGGTATCTCGCAGGAAAAGCGCGGCATTCGGCGGCTACTGGAGCAGGGGGCACGGCTGGCGTTGAAATTAGAGACGTTTTCTTCGGCCTTGATTGCTCGGCAGTATGAGGCGAAAATTGCCAGTCTAAGTGGCATCATGGAAACAGTAGCCGCCAGCAAAAAGCTGGGGCTGATCAGACGGCCGCTCAATACTGCGGCGGCGGAGCAGGCCCTAGCTGACACGCTGATACGCATTCAGCAAAAACTGGGGCTGGATTTTCCAAACCGGACGCTCATCATGTGCGAAGATTATTTTCATACGAACGGCCGCGACCTTAGTAGTGTGATTGATATGACGGGGCATAAAACCATGGCTGGCGTCGTCATCAGCGTCATCGGCTCGGTACTCATCACCGACTACGACGGACAGCTACTGGCATACAACGTGAAAAAATTCATCGGCTACCAAGCCCAGGCAGTTGACGGCGCCATTGACATCGCAATACCCAGCACACAGCTGGCGCTGTTTTAA
- a CDS encoding 50S ribosomal protein L7/L12, translating to MADIKKLAEELTKLTVLEVNELKNHLKEEYGIEPAAAAVAVAGPAAGGETAAEDEKTEFTVTLKDAGAQKVAVIKAVKEITGLGLGESKAIVDGAPAPVKEKVSKDEAEAAKKTLEDAGASVELS from the coding sequence ATGGCTGATATTAAAAAATTGGCTGAAGAACTGACCAAATTGACAGTTCTGGAAGTTAACGAATTGAAAAACCACTTGAAAGAAGAATACGGCATCGAGCCAGCTGCTGCAGCAGTGGCTGTTGCTGGTCCAGCTGCTGGTGGCGAGACTGCCGCAGAAGACGAGAAAACTGAGTTCACCGTCACCCTGAAAGACGCGGGCGCTCAAAAAGTCGCTGTCATCAAGGCAGTCAAGGAAATCACCGGCTTGGGTCTCGGTGAATCAAAGGCCATCGTTGACGGTGCACCAGCACCGGTCAAGGAAAAGGTGTCAAAGGACGAAGCTGAAGCTGCCAAGAAGACGCTCGAGGACGCAGGCGCTAGCGTTGAGTTAAGCTAA
- a CDS encoding 50S ribosomal protein L10 → MAISRDKKQTLVAELTELLKDAKGTAFARYQGLSVAELQELRKAAREANVVIKVVKNRLVCVALQGVDDYKEAETDLLVGQLVYAMSADDEVMPAKVLDTFAKTHPALQLAGGFSGEGLSINEADIKALAGLPSKDQLIAEVVAQLLSPVHDTVGALGGNLHGLLDGIEAKAAA, encoded by the coding sequence ATGGCAATTTCACGCGATAAAAAACAAACTTTGGTTGCTGAACTAACCGAGCTTCTGAAAGACGCCAAAGGTACGGCATTTGCGCGGTACCAGGGGCTGAGCGTGGCTGAATTGCAAGAACTGCGCAAGGCCGCCCGCGAAGCAAACGTCGTCATCAAGGTGGTTAAAAACCGTTTGGTATGCGTAGCATTGCAGGGCGTTGACGACTACAAGGAGGCCGAGACTGACTTATTGGTTGGCCAGTTGGTTTACGCCATGAGCGCTGACGACGAAGTCATGCCAGCAAAAGTTTTGGATACGTTTGCAAAGACACATCCAGCACTGCAGCTGGCCGGTGGCTTCTCAGGTGAAGGCTTGAGTATCAACGAAGCTGACATCAAAGCGCTGGCAGGCTTGCCAAGCAAAGACCAGCTCATCGCCGAAGTGGTGGCGCAACTATTGTCACCAGTCCACGACACCGTGGGCGCACTTGGCGGCAATTTGCACGGGCTCTTGGACGGCATCGAAGCCAAAGCTGCGGCTTAA